A region of Polyodon spathula isolate WHYD16114869_AA chromosome 4, ASM1765450v1, whole genome shotgun sequence DNA encodes the following proteins:
- the LOC121314370 gene encoding zinc finger protein SNAI2-like, whose amino-acid sequence MPRSFLVKKHFNSAKKPNYSELDNHTVFISPCLYKGYHVPVIPQPDILSSVAYNPITVWTTSSLPLSPLPDDLSPISGYPSSLGRVSPPPASDTSSKDHSGSESPISDEDERMHTKLSDPHSVEVEKFQCSLCSKSYSTYSGLLKHKQLHCDAQTRKSFSCKYCEKEYVSLGALKMHIRTHTLPCVCKICGKAFSRPWLLQGHIRTHTGEKPFSCPHCSRAFADRSNLRAHLQTHSDVKKYQCKNCSKTFSRMSLLHKHEESGCCVAH is encoded by the exons ATGCCACGCTCGTTTCTTGTTAAGAAACATTTTAACTCAGCTAAGAAGCCAAATTACAGTGAACTGGACAAccacacag TCTTCATTTCACCGTGTTTATACAAGGGTTACCATGTGCCTGTTATCCCTCAACCAGATATCCTGAGTTCAGTAGCATACAACCCTATCACAGTATGGACTACTAGCAGCCTCCCGTTATCCCCATTACCAGACGACCTGTCGCCAATCTCTGGATACCCCTCGTCTCTTGGACGGGTCAGCCCTCCTCCCGCATCTGACACTTCTTCAAAAGATCACAGCGGCTCTGAAAGCCCCATAAGCGACGAGGATGAGAGAATGCACACCAAACTTTCAGACCCACATTCCGTGGAAGTGGAGAAGTTCCAATGCAGCTTGTGCAGCAAGTCCTACTCTACATACTCCGGACTGCTCAAACACAAGCAGTTACACTGTGACGCACAGACAAGGAAATCTTTCAGCTGTAAATACTGCGAGAAGGAGTATGTGAGCTTGGGAGCCCTGAAAATGCACATCCGGACCCACACTTTGCCTTGTGTTTGCAAAATATGTGGCAAAGCTTTCTCCAGGCCTTGGTTGCTGCAGGGACACATCAGAACACATACTG GAGAGAAGCCTTTCTCTTGCCCGCACTGCAGCAGAGCGTTTGCAGACAGATCTAACCTCAGGGCTCATCTACAGACCCATTCCGATGTGAAAAAATATCAATGCAAGAACTGCTCCAAAACATTCTCCAGGATGTCGCTTCTGCACAAACACGAGGAATCTGGTTGCTGTGTAGCGCACTGA